From the genome of Bordetella sp. H567, one region includes:
- the galU gene encoding UTP--glucose-1-phosphate uridylyltransferase GalU — protein sequence MRPIRKAVFPVAGMGTRFLPATKAMPKEMLPVVDKPLIQYAVEEAVAAGITDLVFVTGRNKRAIEDHFDSAPELESDLEKKGKIELLNMVRGILPPGVNCIYIRQSAPLGLGHAVLTAEPAVGNEPFVVVLADDLIDADTPVLKQLVNTAIKYDGSVLGVQDVPRAETKKYGIVAARKVDERTERVTHIVEKPEPDDAPSTLAVVGRYVLEPEIFEHLRATKMGAGNEIQLTDGIASLMRERAVFAHRYEGTRYDCGNKHGMFQATVALGRKYHGLEPDKE from the coding sequence ATGCGACCTATAAGAAAAGCTGTATTTCCCGTTGCGGGCATGGGCACCCGTTTTCTGCCGGCCACCAAGGCCATGCCCAAGGAAATGCTTCCTGTCGTGGACAAACCCTTGATCCAGTACGCAGTGGAAGAAGCAGTCGCCGCTGGCATCACAGACCTCGTGTTTGTCACCGGCCGCAACAAGCGGGCGATCGAGGATCACTTCGACTCCGCACCGGAACTGGAATCCGATCTGGAAAAGAAGGGCAAGATAGAACTGTTGAATATGGTGCGCGGCATCCTGCCGCCGGGCGTCAACTGCATCTATATCCGGCAATCGGCGCCCCTGGGCCTGGGGCATGCCGTCCTGACCGCCGAGCCCGCGGTGGGCAACGAGCCTTTCGTGGTTGTGCTGGCCGATGACTTGATCGACGCCGACACGCCGGTGCTCAAGCAATTGGTGAACACCGCCATCAAGTACGACGGCAGCGTGCTGGGTGTGCAGGATGTGCCGCGCGCGGAAACCAAGAAGTACGGGATCGTCGCGGCGCGCAAGGTGGACGAACGCACGGAGCGCGTCACGCACATCGTTGAAAAGCCGGAGCCTGACGACGCACCGTCCACGCTTGCCGTGGTTGGCCGGTATGTGCTCGAACCGGAAATCTTCGAACATCTGCGCGCCACCAAAATGGGCGCCGGCAACGAGATCCAGCTGACCGACGGTATCGCATCCCTGATGCGGGAACGCGCCGTCTTCGCGCATCGCTATGAAGGCACGCGCTACGACTGCGGCAACAAGCACGGCATGTTCCAGGCCACCGTGGCGCTGGGGCGCAA
- a CDS encoding tetratricopeptide repeat protein, whose amino-acid sequence MKHGTSRLPAYVNKPLMLLLCASLLSGAPSAAWAQPIGLPSMGAASADQLSPYAERQLGDVIMAEGRRDPTYIPDPEINQYLTSMGRKLASFSPGTVPTVDLFAVRDAEINAFALPGGYIGVNSGLVVATRSESELAAVLAHEIGHVVQRHIARGMTQGNQTGAIMLASIAGALLAALAGGGGNLAMGVAAFGQAAAIDRQLGFSRDAEREADRAGFQMLTGAGYNPSGMANMFERLMSASRLNEGTGGGAWASTHPLSIDRMSDIENRVRNLPKGHHVDSDDYWYVRAKLRVIQGQDMTGLRGATQLFQDEARTLSGVQQSAAYYGLALGAMRREDLAGTENYLKLATANGRSSPELDRLAIDLANAQKDHAKALSLAEAAWKAWPGRYAIAIAYVQALQQAGRDAQAQTFLRDRINQWGEDEPVFYQLLAQSEERTGDRVQARRDMATYYTAIGALAAAEAQLRQARDMSRDFYVSSQIDVQIKQVKDKLDEQRLLLQRFKS is encoded by the coding sequence ATGAAACACGGGACTTCGCGGCTTCCGGCCTACGTAAATAAGCCGCTCATGCTGTTGCTTTGTGCTTCATTATTGAGCGGAGCGCCATCGGCCGCATGGGCTCAGCCGATCGGCTTACCCTCCATGGGCGCCGCGTCGGCGGACCAGCTGTCGCCGTACGCGGAACGGCAACTCGGCGACGTGATCATGGCCGAAGGCCGCCGCGATCCGACCTATATCCCCGATCCCGAAATCAACCAATACCTGACGTCGATGGGGCGCAAGCTGGCGTCCTTTTCGCCGGGTACCGTGCCCACGGTGGACCTGTTCGCCGTGCGCGATGCCGAGATCAATGCCTTCGCCTTGCCAGGCGGCTATATCGGCGTGAACAGCGGCCTGGTGGTGGCGACCCGAAGCGAATCCGAGCTGGCCGCGGTGCTGGCGCACGAGATCGGCCACGTGGTGCAGCGGCACATCGCGCGCGGCATGACACAGGGCAACCAGACCGGCGCCATCATGCTCGCCTCCATCGCGGGCGCGCTGCTGGCCGCGCTGGCGGGCGGCGGCGGCAACCTGGCCATGGGCGTGGCCGCGTTCGGGCAGGCGGCCGCGATCGACCGCCAGCTGGGATTTTCGCGTGATGCGGAACGCGAAGCGGACCGCGCGGGCTTCCAGATGCTGACCGGCGCCGGCTACAACCCGAGCGGCATGGCCAACATGTTCGAGCGCCTGATGAGCGCATCGCGCCTGAACGAAGGGACAGGCGGCGGCGCCTGGGCATCCACGCACCCCTTGTCCATCGACCGTATGTCGGATATCGAGAACCGCGTGCGCAATCTGCCCAAAGGGCATCACGTGGATAGCGACGATTACTGGTACGTGCGCGCCAAGTTGCGCGTCATCCAGGGCCAGGACATGACGGGACTGCGCGGCGCCACGCAGTTGTTCCAGGACGAAGCCCGCACGCTGAGCGGCGTGCAGCAGTCGGCCGCTTACTATGGCCTGGCGCTGGGCGCCATGCGGCGCGAAGACCTGGCGGGCACGGAGAACTACCTGAAGCTGGCCACCGCCAATGGCCGGTCTTCGCCCGAACTGGACAGGCTTGCCATCGATCTGGCCAATGCGCAGAAGGACCATGCCAAGGCCTTGTCGCTGGCGGAGGCCGCCTGGAAGGCCTGGCCCGGCCGCTACGCGATCGCGATCGCCTACGTGCAGGCTTTACAACAGGCCGGCCGCGATGCCCAGGCGCAGACTTTCCTGCGGGACCGCATCAATCAATGGGGTGAGGACGAACCGGTGTTCTACCAATTGCTCGCGCAGAGCGAGGAAAGGACGGGCGACCGGGTGCAGGCCCGGCGCGATATGGCCACTTACTACACCGCGATCGGCGCCTTGGCGGCGGCGGAGGCCCAATTGCGCCAGGCACGCGACATGTCGCGCGACTTCTATGTTTCGTCGCAGATCGACGTGCAGATTAAGCAGGTCAAGGACAAGCTGGACGAGCAGCGCCTGCTGTTGCAGCGCTTCAAGAGCTGA